The Macaca mulatta isolate MMU2019108-1 chromosome 19, T2T-MMU8v2.0, whole genome shotgun sequence sequence GAGCCTATCATTAACCCATTCCTTAGACTTGGCCTGTTAAAGTCTGTAATTCTCCCTGCAACGCAGGAAATCTATTCTGCTGGTAGAAAACACTTAAAGGATTCTCCACTACTGAACCCTGACTGACTCTGGTTTTCTGATGGCGGCAGTTTCATCCAACAAGGAGTGACACATGCAGTTATGCAATAGTGTCTCTATTTGACATTATAAAAGCCAAACGCCTTGCTCCAAGAACCTTGGCACAGCTAGCAGAGCTCATATCCTTAATTAGAGCCACAGAACTATGGAAAAACCCAACAGTTGCAATTTATACAGATTCAAAATGTGCCTTCTCAGGGCTCCATGCTCATGTGGCCATCTGGAAGGAACAGAGATTTTTAACAGCAAAAGATACCCCTCTGGAATGTGGACCAGAGATCTTGGCCCTGCTCTAGGCCGTACACCTATCACGGGAGATAGCTGTAGTCCATGGCCAGGAACACCAAAAGGACGAGGGAGAAAATGCCCAGCAAAGCAGGAGGGCGGATCAAGCAGCCAGGACCACTACCCTCTCTAGGGAGCTCCTGATGGCCCTTAACCCAACTTTACCCAACACCTTACCCACCCACAAAAaccaaagaggaaaaggaaagggctACCAAATATGGATCTACCCGGGAACCTGAGGTGTGGTATACAGCAGGAGGAATTCTCTACTTTCCTAGGCCCTCCAGTAAAAACTTGTAAGAGCACTCCATGAGTCACGTCACTTCGGGAGACAACATCTCCAGCACATGTGCAAAAACCTCTTTTCCAGGAAAGGGCTCTACTAGACTATTCGTCAGGTCTTTAACGCCTGTCCATCCTGTGCTGTAATAGCCCCCAGGGCCCTATGctaccctgctttttttttcttttcttttcttttttttttttttttttgagacaaagttttgctcttggtgcccaggctgcagtgcaatggcataatcttggctcatcacaatctctgcctcccaagttcaagcgattctccagcctcagcctccggagtggctgggattacaggcaggtgccaccaaaaaaaaaaccagaaacaatttttttttttggtatttttagtagagacagggtttctccatgctggtcaggctggtcttgaactcccaacctcaggtgatccgcccgcctcagcctcccaaagtgctgggattacaccgtgcccagccaaatttttttgttgttgttcaatgTTGCCAAGGTTGGCCTCAAACGCATAGCCTTGCCTCCTTGTGCCCCAGGACAACTGGCCGGAGCCAATGCAGCTCCCTGGCCTGCTTAATTCAGCCAGTTCAGCATCGGGGAGCTTACCCAGGGAAAGACTGACAGATGTATGTCACTCAATTGCCAGCCTGTAGAGGCTTTAAATACCTTCTGGTGTTTGTGAACACCTTGATTGGGTGGATTAAATCCTTTCCTACAAGAACAGAAAAGGCCCAGGAAGCAGCCAAggtacttctttaaaaaaataaaaataaaaaaaaaataatcccggccaggcatggtggctcaggcctgtaatcccagcactttgggaggctgaggcaggtggatcacgaggtcaggagatcaagaccatcctggctaacacggtcaaatcccgtctctaataaaaaatagaaaaaattagccgggtgtggtggtgggcgcctgtagtcccagctacttgggaggctgaggcaggagaatggcgtgaacccgggtggcggagcttgcagtgagctgagatcgtgccactgcactccagcctgggcaactgagcaagatgccatctcaaaaaaaaaaaaaaggctgggcgcggtggctcacgcctgtaatcccagcactttgggaggccaaggtgggcagatcatgaggtcaggagatcgagaccatcttggctaacacggtgaaaccccatctctactaaaaatacaaaaaattagccgggcgtggtggcaggcacctgtagtcccagctactcgggagactgaggcaggagaatggcgtgaacctgggaggcggagcttgcagtgagccgagatcacgccatggcactccagcctgggccacagagcgagactccaactcaaaaaaaaaaaaaaaaaggcatccctCAGTGTGGGCTTAGTTTGTTTTTACAAAGTGACAATGGCCCAGTTTTCATTTCACACACCCTTTAATTAGTGGGCAAAAGCCCTAGAAAAAAAGCACTCCTAGCACTCCTGGAGAACACAATCCTCTGGCAAGGTAGAAAGGACTAATCAAACGACTAAAAGGACTCTGAACAAAGTGTGCCAGGAAACCTCCGCACCATGGTTAGAACTGCTGCCTATGGCAACTCTGAATGAGCATTGCCCCTAAAATTACTTATGCCTTTGTCCTTCTGAAATTTTATTCGGAAGACCCTTCCTACATGCAGACCTAACGTGAGATCCAGAAGTTACCCAATTAACCAAATACATAACATCATTGGTCCAAGGTACTGCCTGCCACTGACCCTTCTGGGAATCAACGCTTATACTAGTCAGGGTCACAGGTCCCCATCAAAACCTGGAGAGATGGGTCACCTGGGTCTCAACCAGCCTGGGTCTCTCCTTTATGGAAAGGCCCCTTTATTGCTTTCTACCCCAACAGCTATCAAAGTTTCTGGAATCTCTAGTTGGATACATCACTCCCGAGTAAAACTGTGAGAAGGTCCCGAAGAACCAACAACAGAATCAGCATCTCAGTCTCGTGAGCCAGCCTCTGGAGGGCTTCCAATTCCTCTTCAAGGGAAAAGATAAGTAAAGCCTTCTCTCTGTTCACCCAAAACTAAAGTCAGTCTCAGTACCGGGAATCTTGGTTGCGGTGGCATTGGTTATTCTCCTTATTTGGACTCACACTTGCATGCCACCTGAAGTCCCAATAACAGCCTGTTTTATCACCAAACACTCCATCTAACCATTTAATTATTTGTCTCTCCTATTTTCACcactttccttttgctttcacAAAGCTTAAGGGAGAATCAGCTATGACAGagaaattccttttcctttatctttccctccttcccatgcCCTTACTCTCACAGGCACAATGGAGTGAAAATTCCCTTgtcaatttttccaaaattattgCTTCGGGAAACCATCTAAGCAACTGTTGGATCTGTCACAACTTCATCACCAGGTCCTCATCTTACCAATATGTTTTGCtaagaaatttttctttaaacctaACATTTGGTTCAGGAATCCCTGAAGGCCAACATAAATCTGTTCCACTCCAGGTTTCACTTGTTAACTCAGCGTACCAAGTCCCCTGCCTGGATCTCACTCCACCTTTCAATCAAAGCTctaaaacttctttctatttgtacAACTGCTCTTCTCTAAACCAAACCTGTTGTCCATGCCCTGAAGGGCGCTGTGGCCGGAAGAACACCTCTGAGGAGGGATTCCCCAGTCCCACCATCCATCCCATGAGCTTTTCCCCAGCAGGCTGCCACCCTAACTTGACTCACTGGTGTCCAGCGAGCCATAAACAAATGAACGATTATCGAGACAAGTCACCCCAAAACCGCTGTGCAGCTTGGGAAGGAAAAGAGCTAATCACATGGAGGGTTCTATATTCGCTTCCCAAGGCACACACTGTTCCCACATGGCCAAAAACTACTGTTCCCCTGGGAGGGCCTCTATCCCCTACATGCAATCAAACTATTCCAGCAGTGTGGAAATCGCAGTTACACAAGTGGTTCGACAGCCGCATGCCCCGGTGGGCCTGTACCCCTCCTGGCTATGTGTTTTTATGTGgaccacaaaaaaacaaactgccCTTTGACGGAAGTCCTAAGAGAACCTATTCAACTCCCCCCGTGGCAAACCTCTTTACTTGCATTAATAACATCCAACATACGGGGGAATGTGCTGTGGGACTTTTGGGACCACGGGGGATAGGTGTGACCGTTTATAACACCACCCAACCCAGACAGAAAAGAGCTCTGGGTCTGATACTGGCAGGGATAGGAGCGGCCGTAGGAATGATCGCCCCATGGGGAGGGTTCGCTTATCATGATGTCACCCTCAGAAATCTCTccagacaaatagaaaacatagCTAAGAGTACCGGAGATAGCATCTCTAAACTCAAGGCCTCCATAGATTCTCTAGCAAACGTAGTCATGGACAACAGATTGGCCTTAGATTACCTCTTAGCAGAGCAGGGTGGAGTCTGTGCAGTGATCAATAAAACCTGTTGCGTTTATGTCAATAACAGCGGGGCGATAGAGGAGGATATAAAAAAGATCTATGACCAGGCTACGTGGCTTCATGACTTTGGAAAA is a genomic window containing:
- the ERVV-1 gene encoding endogenous retrovirus group V member 1 Env polyprotein precursor (The RefSeq protein has 1 substitution compared to this genomic sequence), with the translated sequence MTEKFLFLYLSLLPMPLLSQAQWSENSLVNFSKIIASGNHLSNCWICHNFITRSSSYQYVLLRNFSLNLTFGSGIPEGQHKSVPLQVSLVNSAYQVPCLDLTPPFNQSSKTSFYLYNCSSLNQTCCPCPEGRCGRKNTSEEGFPSPTIHPMSFSPAGCHPNLTHWCPASHKQMNDYRDKSPQNRCAAWEGKELITWKVLYSLPKAHTVPTWPKTTVPLGGPLSPTCNQTIPAVWKSQLHKWFDSRMPRWACTPPGYVFLCGPQKNKLPFDGSPKRTYSTPPVANLFTCINNIQHTGECAVGLLGPRGIGVTVYNTTQPRQKRALGLILAGIGAAVGMIAPWGGFAYHDVTLRNLSRQIENIAKSTGDSISKLKASIDSLANVVMDNRLALDYLLAEQGGVCAVINKTCCVYVNNSGAIEEDIKKIYDQATWLHDFGKDDSAGSIWEAVKSALPSLTWFVPLLGPAALIAFFLLFGPCLYNSLMKYISSRIRQFHTEPLEMEIDHPVFLGGPSTYKYISPLDASGQRFCSYGGAPSLTESKRGRP